The proteins below come from a single Rhizobium sp. BT04 genomic window:
- a CDS encoding nitrite/sulfite reductase yields MYRYDEFDHAFVTERVEQFRDQVQRRLAGELAEDAFKPLRLMNGVYLQLHAYMLRIAIPYGTLSARQLRMLAHIARTYDRGYGHFTTRQNLQFNWPKLSDIPDALADLASVEMHALQTSGNCIRNVTADHFAGAAADEIADPRPYAEILRQWSSVHPEFSFLPRKFKIAVTGAERDRAAIQVHDIGLHVKTNDKGEIGFAVYVGGGQGRTPMIAKLIRDFLPEEDLLSYTTAIVRVYNLHGRRDNKYKARIKILVHETGTEELTRQVEAEFAALKDTELKLPEKDVQSISAYFAPPELPERAEGWENLARWKKADSGFSRWVQQNVQPHKNPDYGMVTISLKPIGGIPGDASDAQMDAIADLAEEYAFDEIRVSHEQNLILPHVALADLEAVYRGLVAINLAEANAGLITDIIACPGLDYCALANARSIPLAQEISRRFGNAERQAEIGELKIKISGCINACGHHHVGHIGLLGVEKKGAELYQITLGGSGDEHTSIGEIIGRGFEPDRVTDAIETIVDTYLGLRLDQSENFLAAYRRVGPQPFKTALYGSAAEAA; encoded by the coding sequence ATGTACCGTTACGACGAATTTGACCATGCCTTTGTCACCGAGCGCGTCGAGCAGTTTCGCGATCAGGTCCAGCGCCGCCTTGCCGGCGAGTTGGCCGAGGATGCGTTCAAGCCGCTGCGCCTGATGAACGGCGTCTACCTGCAGCTCCACGCCTATATGCTGCGCATTGCCATTCCCTATGGCACGCTGAGCGCGCGCCAGCTGCGCATGCTCGCCCATATCGCCCGCACCTATGACCGCGGCTACGGCCACTTCACCACGCGCCAGAACCTGCAGTTCAACTGGCCGAAACTATCCGACATTCCCGATGCGCTGGCCGACCTTGCCAGCGTCGAAATGCATGCCCTGCAGACCTCGGGCAACTGCATCAGAAACGTTACCGCCGATCACTTCGCCGGTGCCGCCGCCGATGAGATCGCCGATCCGCGTCCTTACGCCGAAATCCTGCGCCAGTGGTCGTCGGTCCATCCGGAATTCTCCTTCCTGCCGCGCAAGTTCAAGATCGCCGTCACCGGCGCCGAGCGCGACCGCGCCGCCATCCAGGTCCATGATATCGGCCTGCACGTGAAGACGAACGACAAGGGCGAGATCGGCTTTGCCGTCTATGTCGGCGGCGGCCAGGGCCGTACGCCGATGATCGCCAAGCTGATCCGCGACTTCCTGCCCGAGGAAGACCTGCTTTCCTACACCACGGCAATCGTGCGCGTGTACAATCTGCACGGCCGCCGCGACAACAAATACAAGGCCCGCATCAAGATCCTCGTCCACGAAACCGGCACCGAGGAGCTGACGCGGCAGGTGGAGGCTGAATTCGCCGCGTTGAAGGATACCGAGCTCAAGCTGCCGGAAAAGGACGTCCAGTCGATATCAGCCTATTTTGCGCCGCCTGAGCTGCCCGAGCGCGCCGAAGGCTGGGAAAACCTTGCCCGCTGGAAGAAGGCCGATTCTGGTTTCTCCCGCTGGGTTCAGCAGAACGTGCAGCCGCACAAGAACCCCGATTACGGCATGGTGACGATCTCGCTGAAGCCGATCGGCGGCATTCCGGGCGATGCCTCGGATGCGCAGATGGACGCGATCGCTGATCTCGCCGAGGAATATGCCTTCGACGAAATCCGCGTCAGCCATGAGCAGAACCTGATCCTGCCGCATGTGGCGCTTGCCGATCTCGAAGCCGTCTATCGCGGCCTGGTCGCCATCAATCTGGCCGAAGCCAATGCCGGCCTGATCACCGATATCATTGCCTGTCCCGGGCTGGACTACTGCGCGCTCGCCAATGCGCGCTCCATTCCGCTGGCGCAGGAAATCTCCCGCCGCTTCGGCAATGCCGAACGCCAGGCGGAGATCGGCGAGCTGAAGATCAAGATCTCCGGCTGCATCAATGCCTGCGGCCATCACCATGTCGGCCATATCGGCCTGCTCGGTGTCGAGAAGAAGGGCGCCGAACTCTACCAGATCACGCTCGGCGGCTCCGGCGACGAACATACCTCGATCGGCGAAATCATCGGCCGCGGCTTCGAGCCGGATCGGGTGACGGATGCGATCGAGACGATCGTCGACACCTATCTCGGCCTGCGCCTCGATCAGTCCGAGAACTTCCTCGCCGCCTATCGCCGCGTCGGACCGCAGCCATTCAAGACCGCGCTCTACGGCTCGGCCGCCGAAGCGGCATAA
- a CDS encoding DUF934 domain-containing protein, giving the protein MTKIWRETGFVENDPWVIETDEVKATGEQKPLLGLDELIAKADESNDVGLGVLIKPADDVRRLEPYLDRLAIVAVAFPAFNDGRAFSHASLLRQRLGYANELRAVGDVLIDQVPLMLRVGIDSFSVTNATALKRLSENRLPAIPHHYQPAVRDADAGKGYSWRRQAKPAA; this is encoded by the coding sequence ATGACCAAGATCTGGAGAGAAACCGGTTTTGTCGAAAACGATCCCTGGGTGATCGAAACCGACGAGGTGAAGGCGACCGGGGAGCAGAAGCCGCTGCTCGGCCTCGACGAATTGATCGCCAAGGCCGATGAAAGCAACGATGTCGGCCTCGGCGTGCTGATCAAGCCGGCCGACGATGTGCGCCGGCTGGAGCCCTACCTCGATCGCCTCGCAATCGTCGCCGTTGCCTTTCCCGCCTTCAACGACGGCCGCGCTTTCAGCCATGCCTCGCTGCTGCGCCAGCGCCTGGGCTATGCCAACGAGCTGCGCGCCGTCGGCGACGTGCTGATCGATCAGGTGCCGCTGATGCTGCGTGTCGGCATCGACAGCTTTTCCGTCACCAACGCCACGGCACTGAAGCGGCTTTCCGAAAACCGTCTTCCCGCCATTCCCCATCATTATCAGCCGGCGGTGCGTGACGCCGACGCCGGCAAGGGCTATAGTTGGCGCCGTCAGGCGAAACCGGCCGCATAA